ACAGAATGGTGTAAACTGAGCTGAAAATAGTATGTTAGTCAGGAATAGAGCCCTTTTTCTTCTCTTCCAGATACAAGCGAACCAGTTCCACCGTAGTATGTACTCTGCTTTTTTGTAGCATGTTAGCCCGGTGGTTAGAAATTGTACGCTCACTTAGGTAAAGCTTTTCTGCAATCTGCTTAGAACTTAAGCCTTCGCTAATGAGCGATAGTACTTCCAGTTCTCTTTTAGATAAAGCACTAAGTGGATTTTTCTCGTCAAAACTATCTTCATCCGACCTCTGCTTTTTCTTTAATCCTGCAATTACTACCCTGTTGACCGTTTGGCTATAGTATTCGCCTCCTTTACTCAAACTCTTGATAGCGCTGATAAGTTCTTCGGTATCTGCATTTTTGGTAAGGTACCCATCTACCTGGTGGCGAAGAGCCT
This window of the Porifericola rhodea genome carries:
- a CDS encoding response regulator transcription factor, which gives rise to MRKCKVVLADDHAILTESTSFMLSTHEDIELIGVASDGEQLHQLIQMHKPDVLVSDISMPGRSIFDITEEIKRTGLPTKVLIFTMHESADYVQKALRHQVDGYLTKNADTEELISAIKSLSKGGEYYSQTVNRVVIAGLKKKQRSDEDSFDEKNPLSALSKRELEVLSLISEGLSSKQIAEKLYLSERTISNHRANMLQKSRVHTTVELVRLYLEEKKKGSIPD